The Choloepus didactylus isolate mChoDid1 chromosome 7, mChoDid1.pri, whole genome shotgun sequence genome segment CCAGTCAAAACCCCTGAAATATGGGTTCACCATCTGAGAGTTAAGCGTTGGAGATCAAGGTAAGCAGTTACTTTAGAAGAAAACCCAACATGGTTTGAGGAGAAAATGCTGGTAGCAAAGACGTCTTTACAGGTGGAACCTGTTAGCTCCAAGCGTAAAGGGAATCCAGGTTTAAAGAATGAAGACACTGTTGCCTCGTTGGGAATTTAAGGGCTGGGCAAGAGGAGAAACACTAACAGCAGCATCTGCAGCAGTTCTTTAAGAAGCGTAAAcgcttcacccccaccccacccccgtggATCCTGAAGACACCTCCTCCGCCCGTTCTCCACCTCACGCTTCTCACCTGCCTGCCGCCCGGTCTCGCTCGGGGTCCGTGAGGGGGCAGCGGATCCTACTCTCGCCACTGGAGTTGCCCTGACGGATCCTTGCAGGTGAGGAGCCCGGGGTCCCAGGCCGGCGACTGGAGCCGGGGTGGTGAGGCCGGTAGTAGCCCCGGGGTCAGGACCGGTGGCCGCGGCGCTCAGGAAGTAGAATGGGTTGTAATAGCCCAGCTGCGGGAGCGGCGGCGCCGCAGCTTGCGGGGAAGAGACAGCGCCGCCGGAGGGATAGCTCGGTGGGGGCAGCTGGGGGTTGCAATAGGCGGGGAAGGCGGCGAGGCCGTTGTGCCAGGTGAGGTAGCCGCAGTAGGACTGCCACAGCCACTCGTGCACCTGCCGTGAGTACTCGCGGGCGCTCAGCCGTGCCGGCCTCTCCCGCGAAGCCGCGGCCTCGGGCGCCTCGCAGCCGGTGGGCTCCTGCAACCCCGCGCCAGGGCCGGAGGTCTCCTCCTCGCGCTTTCCCGGGCCGCGCGGCGGCTCACACAACTCAGCGGGCACGAGGCCCGGGGCTGGGGGCCCGCCCGGGGTCTGGGGTTCGGCCTGCGGCCCGTCTCGGGGGtgtgcggcggcggcggcgggagggCCTCTCAGGGAAGGGTTGGGTTTGTGGTCCCCTCCGCCGTCATCCTGCCCGGGAGGGCGGCCTCGGGTTTCCTCCGGCCCCTCTGCCATCGTCGCCTCTGCGGCACCCCGGCAGTACCTGTCACTGCGCGGTCTCCCTCCCTGGAGGGCCCCTCCCCAACGGCCTGATCGCCACCGCAGCTGCCGCAGGCGTCAACAATCCGCCACCGGAAGCGGAAACCCCGCCCCTTGGGAGCGTCGCGGGCCGCCGGGAAGGCGGGGAAGAGGGGACGTGGAGGTGGAGCTGCCTTCGCGGGATTGTGTTTTGAGTGAGGGTTACTGACTTATCGGGTGTTGGACCAGGACCCTTACCCCTTAGGGTTTTAAGTAAGGAAGTCCAAGGTCCGAGACCTCTGCAGATAATCCCGCGGCAGGTGGACACAGGCTGTCCCTGGGGAAACCGCAGATGAAGAGGATTTCCGAAAAAGGGTCCAGGGGGTCAGTGTATCTACCGGCTTTTCTTTTGCGTAGCCAGGGCTGCTGTTTTGGTCTCCAGGCACAGAGGCTGCTGCTTCTGTCTGCACGCATTCTTTCCGGTTAACCAGTCATTGACCACTTATACTCGTGTAGGTGAAAGGAGATATACACAGAAGCCCTTTAGACGATATGAAGTTAAAAATCAAACTAAACAAGAAGATATAGCGACATGGTATAGCTCAGCAGCAAAGATTTGTAAatgtaaaagaaggaaagagagagatgctGATTTAAGAGTTGGCCTCTGTCCTAATCCTGGAGCTAACCTGTGTCCTAAAATTTTACTTTGCACTGCTGTAGACACAGCTTGCTACAGCGAAAATGTGTCTTTACTCAAACCCGCTGTCTCAAccttaggtgtctttttctttattttttgttatggAAAGGCCCTGTTCTTCACAGGCTAGGGCTTTGGAACCTTCTCTGAGTATCCTAGCCCACAAATGATTTCCCCTTCCTTTGAACTCTATATATGACTAATTTATATCAAATAATATATCAAATaatgatatatttgaatgtaCTTTCCTTTGTCCTTAAGTTGATTAGGAGCCTCTTAGTGATAGGAATATGTGTTTGTATCCCTACTACCATACAGAGGACCTACAGGGGCTAGGtccttgggggggggggaataTTTGATAATGATGCAGAAAATCATTCTTGACTCAGGAAAATCATTCTTGACATTGCTCTGGGAGATATAAAACTAAAAAGTGTAATTTTTGCCGGTAATGGAATGATCTGGTTAAGGGAAAGTACTTTTATGAAATGCTTGAAGACCTATTCAaattgtaaccaagaaattaagatttGAAAAATACTTATGATGATTGAATACTTATATAGATggctttttcttactttctagtatattgtagaatagccaaacctgaaattactgaaacccacAGAAGTGCAAATTGTAAAAACCTCTTGACTGGCCCTGTTTGTATCCCCTTATCCTGTTGTATAGCTTTAGAGTCTTAAATTCACAAACACAATGCCACACTGTTAGTGAAGGAACTTAAGTTAGCCTAGAACTAATTGTGACCTACAGTGTTTATACTTGTTAATGGTAATGGTTATCCTACCTTAATTCTAGGTTAGCTCCattcctttacatttgtaaattgtagtcctttatacttgttattgtaatggtaacaactccatctctcCTTGTTTGAATCCAAAAAACCCTAAACTGAGATTTTAGGCGCATAGCCCATCTGATCTCCTTGCTTACTATGGAAATAAACTCTTTCCTTCTTTGAAAACCTTAGTGTCATAGACTGGCTGTTATGTGCATTGGGCTGAGGACCTGATACACATATCAAAGTATCGAAGATGAAATATGAGCATAATAGGAATTTAGAATAAGGGAAAGATCATGGTGGCCTATAGTTAATTTAGAGAGGTTAGCCTTACAAATTTGGTTTTGAAATCAACTGTGAAGAAGTTATAAAGCTTAAGCAAATAAGCATTCcaaactggggtgggggtggggtacagAAGAAGcatggacaaaaaaaaatgaagatgtcaTAGAGTAAGTGTGAAAGATTGTAAAAATGGAGACATGGACTTTGTTTTGATTACCACTGATTGTGAAACACCTAGTATAGTGTCTATGTGCCACCTGCATATTAATAAGGACTCTTGTTTGCAGTTGCCCAAATCGCAATTGTAACTGGTATAAGAGGGAAGAAAGTGAATAAATTTATTGAATTGCATAACTAATAAGTTCAGGAGGAATCTTGGATTCAAGGGTATCTGTTTCCAAGATAATCAAATGATATATTCAGGAATCAGcttgttttctttcccttccttccttccttccttccttccttccttccctccttccctccttccctccctccctccctccctccttcctttctttttcttctctgcttttgCAAAAggtaaaattctttcttttcagtgattgaaaatataattcaaaCTGGCTTAAACAAAAGGTTGAAAATTTTGCCTTCTGTAACCAACAAGTTCAGAGGCTGTAGATAATATGAGAAGTTTCAAACCATTTATCTAATAGGTATTCCAAAAGAAAGATTAGAGGAGAGAcaaaattcaatgaaataatggcTAAGAAATTTCTAGAATTGAAGAAAGATAACTCCTTAGGTTGAGGAAGCACATATCTTGAGAAAATAACTTATATACATCATAGTGAattaaagcaaaagcaaaaaaaaaaacataaaactgagCAGAGTTAAAACATAGACTACCTACAAAGAAATGACATTTAGACTAGAAgccaaattttcaaaataaaagtatgtGCTGAAGACCTTGGAATAGCTATAATTCTAAGGGCAAATTACTGACAATCTACAGTGTTATAACCAAGTAAATTTTCATTCAAGAATAAGGATGTGATGCAGTGTGCCACTGATTAGCCCTACAACGTCCTGATCAGCCCTAATCCTTTCCCATCACACTCAGCTGAGGATTGAAGTCTCagggatggagaaagagaaatactaaggagtcaaaaatatttataaatggattCTGGAAGGATAGTGGTACATGAGTTTTGAATCTCCATGAGTTCCCACCTAAAAATAGACTAGACAGTAAAACCAAAAACCCATGGAACAACATTTACAACAAAAGTGGATGAGAGAGTAACTCCACAatccccaaaatacataaaggcAAGACCTACACAGTATcaacaccaaaggaaaaaaaaatcagatatataaagatattaagaaaatatgAGACATGAAAGTTCAAAATTAATCAGAGTAAGAAAAACCAAGAAATGAATTaacagaactcagaaaagaattagaaatttttaaaaaatgatttcagaAAAGACTAGAGGGAACACAAGAGTGAACAAAGATAACCAGGCCTGAAGAGAACTAGAAGTCAcaaatgagatattttaaaagtcaaaaagaaatatttaaagagatagaGAGGAtttaagagaaaagataaatattaaagaTGGGAAAAGAAGATCCAACATATAGATCATGAGTCCATgataaagaaaaccaaagcaaGGTAAGAGAACAAATGCAACACATTATAATTCAAGAAAGCTTTTtcttaaatagaaatatatatttggaaCCACGTACTGAAAGAGCACACTGTATATCTGAGAGCATTGACTAAGAATGAACAGAAGTAAGGCATAATCTAGTAAAATCACTAGACTTTGTGTTAGAAACACACAACAAACCAGACATTTAGACCAAAAAGCAACtaatttataagagaaagaaaaataggttATCATAAACCCTCAACATTAACACTTCATGCAAGAAtagtaaaacatatttaaaatgtacagagaaagaaaatgtgaaccaaggattttatatccagcaaaactgactTTCAAGTATAAAAGCATAGATTAATTATCAAAATGAAAGTATTCAGGAAATGTTATATTCCTGAGTAGTTCCTGAGAAATCCAGAGAATGAGCTTCAGCAACCAAAATGAgtgacaaacaacaaaagaagggTGGTTGGCAAACACTAAATACTCAATTCCTTGCAGAACTAAGACCAAACAAAAGTTTATATCAGTCAGGGACCAATCAAGAGATAGAAATCACACAGTAATTTGAACAGGgaatatttattataaagaattattaacagGATTGGAGGTTTGTGTGATAATAGACAAAGAGAACTCTGAAGAATATAGGATTAGCAGATGCAGGGAGCAGCTACCACACCTAGGACTAAAATAGAGTGCCCAAGG includes the following:
- the FAM8A1 gene encoding protein FAM8A1 isoform X1 produces the protein MAEGPEETRGRPPGQDDGGGDHKPNPSLRGPPAAAAAHPRDGPQAEPQTPGGPPAPGLVPAELCEPPRGPGKREEETSGPGAGLQEPTGCEAPEAAASRERPARLSAREYSRQVHEWLWQSYCGYLTWHNGLAAFPAYCNPQLPPPSYPSGGAVSSPQAAAPPLPQLGYYNPFYFLSAAATGPDPGATTGLTTPAPVAGLGPRAPHLQGSVRATPVARVGSAAPSRTPSETGRQAGREYVIPSLAHRFMAEMVDFFILFFIKATIVLSIMHLSGIKDISKFAMHYIIEEIDEDTSMEDLQKMMVVALIYRLLVCFYEIICIWGAGGATPGKFLLGLRVVTCDTSVLIAPSRVLVIPSSNVSITTSTIRALIKNFSIASFFPAFITLLFFQHNRTAYDIVAGTIVVKRNGVR
- the FAM8A1 gene encoding protein FAM8A1 isoform X3, with product MAEGPEETRGRPPGQDDGGGDHKPNPSLRGPPAAAAAHPRDGPQAEPQTPGGPPAPGLVPAELCEPPRGPGKREEETSGPGAGLQEPTGCEAPEAAASRERPARLSAREYSRQVHEWLWQSYCGYLTWHNGLAAFPAYCNPQLPPPSYPSGGAVSSPQAAAPPLPQLGYYNPFYFLSAAATGPDPGATTGLTTPAPVAGLGPRAPHLQGSVRATPVARVGSAAPSRTPSETGRQAGREYVIPSLAHRFMAEMVDFFILFFIKATIVLSIMHLSGIKDISKFAMHYIIEEIDEDTSMEDLQKMMVVALIYRLLVCFYEIICIWGAGGATPGKFLLGLRVVTCDTSVLIAPSRVLVIPSSNVSITTSDQFLICLKPPFGDTCAHHCPT
- the FAM8A1 gene encoding protein FAM8A1 isoform X2 codes for the protein MAEGPEETRGRPPGQDDGGGDHKPNPSLRGPPAAAAAHPRDGPQAEPQTPGGPPAPGLVPAELCEPPRGPGKREEETSGPGAGLQEPTGCEAPEAAASRERPARLSAREYSRQVHEWLWQSYCGYLTWHNGLAAFPAYCNPQLPPPSYPSGGAVSSPQAAAPPLPQLGYYNPFYFLSAAATGPDPGATTGLTTPAPVAGLGPRAPHLQGSVRATPVARVGSAAPSRTPSETGRQAGREYVIPSLAHRFMAEMVDFFILFFIKATIVLSIMHLSGIKDISKFAMHYIIEEIDEDTSMEDLQKMMVVALIYRLLVCFYEIICIWGAGGATPGKFLLGLRVVTCDTSVLIAPSRVLVIPSSNVSITTSLFSRSDQFLICLKPPFGDTCAHHCPT